DNA from Thunnus maccoyii chromosome 21, fThuMac1.1, whole genome shotgun sequence:
tgctgtagAGATTATAAAGCCCACTAaggaaaatttgtgatttgtgatgttggtctttacaaataaaaactgacttcaCTTGACTTCCTGTGgtcaaaataaaatcacaatataTAGTCTGCTGAGTTTTgtcaaaaacacatatttattgcACCTGTCTCCAGTTTACTCTGCTTGTTGCACTGTTGACTGACCCAAGAAACTGCATTTTGTGTCTTTATCGTAAATCACTCAAAAACAATACTTAGGAAATCATTCCAACACTCTAAATTGACAGAATTAGGATGAATAAATACTTtacaaaacatgacattcatTTTTGCAGGTAATGTGCAAGACGACATCCAGTAAAATCTGAGCGTGAAGATGAAATACTGCATGGAGGTTTAGATCTCTGCATTACGTGAGAGTTACAGACTGCATAACGTTCAGGATCTTCTCTGGCTTTTTGATTTTATGTCAGgatacatttactgtaaattatatATGGTATATATTCAAGTTAGTTACTTAATGGCTGTCTTATGTGAACATATATTTATAAGACTTTgaactaaagaaagaaaataatcgatGCACGAagttaaattgaaatatttattaattaataataagtTGATTGGTTCTTGATGTTGGTTATTAATTCAGATGCAACACGGTCTCCTGCTGCGTCTGGGGAGGAACACTGCAGGCTGATCTGTGGCTCAGCAATCTCTGTGGTCAGGGTCTGCATTAACGAGCAGGAGTCGACACTGGAGGACAGTCAAAGTCAGCAAATCACTGAAGTTCACACACAGTCGCAGCTACGCATGATGCATCTGAATGCACAACTTACTTGCTATCAGTTAGCTGGTCAGCACAGAAAAAAGAATGCTGCAGCACTTCTGCGGGTTTGATGCGCTTATGAGCATCTAGTTGCAGCATCTTCTTCACCAGCTCAGTCAGGTTTTGCAGCTCATTTTGCTCTTCCATGTCTCTTAACATCAGCCTAGCAGCCATTTGCTCAATGTCATCCAAAGAGCTAAGCGTGAAGAATCTAGTCTCTTCACAGTGGTAGCCAGTCTCAGCAGCAAACTCCTCGGGAGACTACAAAGATACAGTGCTCAAGTTAGCAGAGATTGACAGGTTtatagacagacacacatacagatagaTCGATAGATGTGGTGGAGTGATGGTACCTTAAATCTCCAGGGTTGCTCACTCGTTTTGTGGAAGAAACTTGTGCTTCTTGATCCACAGTTAAGCAGATGTTCTGCTGGTTGACCCTGTGTCTCCACAATGAATTTCATCTGGACACCACACAAACATCAAGATTTGTTTCACTTCAGGGTAGTATCATTCAGGAACAAAACAGGAGAATTTTGAGACTTTGTGCAGGCTGTAAACACTTACCAGGTCATATTCTTGCTCTGCAGGATACAAGGGACAGCCAAGAGCAAGCTCCACAGCCACTAGTCCCAGAGACCAGATGTCAATAGCTTCTGAGACAGCCAGGCCCAGAATGACTTCTGGAGCCCTAAGAGGAAAACAACCTTATTAACAATGGCTTTTCCAGTGAAACATCACTGAGAATGCTGGCTTTTTCCCATTCACTCTCTGTTTCACATCCACATACATACAAGTTTTCTCCTCCACAGCTGGTGCACTTACCTGTACCACAGAGTCTGTACACAGGACTTAGGCCCAGCAGCAGACGTGCGGCAGGCAATGCCAAAGTCTATTAGTTTTACACTCAGCGGCTGCTGATGCCGGTTCACTATCATAATGTTTTCTGGCTTTATATCAGCATGTATGACTCCAACTGTTTCCAGATGAGTTAATGCTGTGGTCAACtagacacacagaaatacacattcTTGTTAGGACACAGTCCACTTTGATCATTAAGAATTCATTTCCTGTTAAATTTTTAGTTCAGTAAACATGAAGTAAAAAGTGTATGCATTGAATACTTCTTCATCAATATGATGGCATGAGAATAACAAAGAGGGAAGTCCAACCTGGTGAACAACTGGCCGTAGCTCCTTTATGGGCAAAGGCTGGTTGCATCTTTGTTCCATGAAGTCAAATAAACTCTGGTCCAGAAGTTCAAATTCTAAACAAATGCGCTCTTCATGGAGGAAAGAGCCGTTCCATCTTATAATATTGCATTTGTCTGGATCTAAAGTCTGCAGGCTCTTCAGGATAGCCAGCTGTGGGAGATATGAAAGGTTTGATTTTTACTGTTCACACTGAAAACAGGTCCAATGTTAGGGATGCAGAGCTGTCAATGAGAGGACACAATGCATGGAAATAATTTCTGAAAGTTTTAGACATGTGAGTGATGTGAAtccaaagtatttttttttaacaagaatAATCCAACAAGTGCTGCTTTACCTCTTTCTGGGCCTGATGGAAGACTGTGGGGTGGTTTTTGCTTATTTTAACAGCCACCGATTTCTTGGTTCTGGTGTCCTCGCATTTGGCAACATAGCCAAAGCCACCTTCAGCAAGGAATGTCTGGATCCTGTGGGTGGAGCCCAGCAAGATGTCTGTGAATGTCCAAAAGTCATCTTTGGGAAACACAGAAAGGAGGGTGTAAACCACATAAACTCACAAACCCATTTAATGTGTGGAGTACAAATCcatttttcaggatttttttaatACAAGACAGCATTTTTCTGCTTGCTTCCAGTCATGTTGTGCTCTTGAATGCATCCCAGCACGTATCAAAGGCCTTgagaatgtacagtatttatattaaagtatattaaaaagtagaaaaatatataagtatataaataGTTTGAGATGGTTGTGGAGATTTATGATTTATCTGTTCTATGAACTTTTCAGGCATGTTTCTAATATAATTTCCCACTCATGTATGTAAATGCTGGTATAAAACAGTCCTACAAAACAACCACTAATGActataaagatttaaaaatatatacattaaaatgatcataCAAATGAATCCACAGCTCTCTGACAACAAGCACAGAATACAATAAGCTTCACAAAGACAGATTGCATTAAATTTAGCATCTGTAGCTAACAAAGTAGTAAATCAATTCATAATCAGCTAATTTTATACTCTGTACCATTCGATATATACTCACTAATTATAATTCAGCAAAATAATTCAACTTGCCTGATATGTCACTTGCTAGAGACATCCTCTGAGCTAATTGAAaattgttgttgaaatgttgtaCAAAAGattatgttgaaaatgtttctctcCTTGATGCTTCactttctgtcagtttggtGAAATGGTTTCCACATTCAAGATTCTTTACATACACAGTTTTCTATAAACTGTGACATCAGTGAGTTCTGTTCCAGCCATTCTAATCTAACGCTCCATTCAGTGAACAAAATTATCAACCAAATACAGTGTCAGGGGtataaaagtgaataaaatgaTGACAATTACAATTATATGAACACTTCCCTTCATTTAACAGGGGCAGACACATCAGGATATATTTGGAGGattaaaataacacaagtaAAAACATGAGATCAGTGTTTGACTGTCCAAGtctgatgaataaataataaacaaatcaatatcAAGCTTATGTTGATCTACTCCTTTTTTATGTTGGTGACTGTAAAGACAGTGTGaaagtgaatatttgtttttattcactcaTTTGTTTCAAGTAAGTGTTTGCAGTTCACcatgtttattgtatttcttgGATAGTTGAAAACCTTTTGCTTTTCAGACTGAAGTCTTCTCTTGTTTCATTGCAAAATAACAGAGTGTATACTATACGTTAGCCCTGTGTTTGACAGGCaacctgtccagggtgtacccCACTTCCCGCCCAATGTCAGCTGGGATTGGCTCCAGTTCCAAAATTGGAAATGAATTATTAACACCAGATGAGTGACTTCTGTTGTCTACAAAAAAGTCAAGAATTCTAGTATAAATTTTCTTTTTGAGTTTTTAGGTTTCATTTTGAATGTCTCCACTCTCCACTGAAAGTGTTGACGCACCTTCTTTGCAgggtatataataataataaatgataatgtttatACCACTCTATGTTGTACTTCTAATACATGCTATTGATACTGTGCATTAATAACATATTAACTCAAAGTATGCTTTCTTATTAAAATATGACACTAATCCACATTAAATGtgctattattattaaatcaaataatccGATTTTTTTAACAGctaacattaaaacattcaatTCTACAACTTAATAGACAGATTGTAGTTACATGCTGTGAACACTGGATGGCAGTGTATCCTCATGATTAAATGCTCTCATCTCAGAGCAACTCTGACAAGCGTTATGACTTTGAATGTATTGTAAGaagtttaattaattattgtattattatgttttatgatgtgacgacgctgtggttaaggtcaggttaggtttaggcacaaaaaacacttggttaggattagggaaagatcatggtttgggttaaaatgatcaatttcGCAAGAGCTTCacaaatctagggttaccatctagACACGACCCTTCATCATCAGGGCATTTATTTAACACTGAGTCTTCTGGTATGAAAGATAAATGTCTTGCAGGATTGGAGTGGGGAGATGATATTGCATCtctgaaatatatttatgtagCATTAATAAGATCAAGATTAGACTATGGAAGTATCGTATATGGATCAGCAGCAAAATCTGTGCTTGTAGACCTTGATATTATACAAGCTTGGGCTCTAAGATTGTGTTTAGCAGTTAGAACTTCCCCAGTGTGTGCATTCCCAGCTGAAACTGGTGATATTCCTGGTGGCCAATTACTGGCTCAATCTAAGGGGGCATGGAGATGATGGAGCCATCCATCCAACAAAAAGGTTGCTGCAGACATGCTGGGAGATGGAGAGGACACAAAAAACAAGTTTTGGCTTGACAGGAGATCAAATGGCAAAAGATATGGGAGTCTATGATAAAGAATTTGGCCTGTTAGACCTGTCTGGGAATTGGAAAATCCATATGTAGATCTGGAATTACTTAAGATTAAGAATAGTGAAAAGACTGCTGATTTAATTAGTGAATATTATGGTTATAGGGACTGAAAGTATAAATATAGTGTTCAGATTTTGACAGATGGATCAAAGGATCCGCAAACAGATGCAACAGGGTGTGCAGCTGCTGTGCCTAGTTGCCAAGTAGAAATTAGCAAGAGAACCTCTGCTTGTCTGAACGTGCATACTGTTGAATTGTTTGCCATCCTGATGGCATTAGAATAGATTGAACAGGTTAGTAGCAgcaaaatattaatatgtagTGATTCTGTGTCAGCTCTCGCAAGCATTGAGACAGGTACAACCAGAGGTCATCAAGATCTGCTTTATGACATCTTGTTTATCAACTCAAGAATAGTTAGGCAAGGGGAAAATGTCACATTCATGTGTGTCCCAGCACCTTCAGGTATCCTGGAAAATGAGAGAGCAGACAAACTGGCAAAAGAAGCAGTCAGAAAAGGAATTATTGGAATCAATattaaatgatcaaaatcaGACAGAAAGGGCATGGTGTGGAGAAAGGTAAATAAACAGTGGCAACAGCACCGGGATAATGCAGAAAATTCAAAACAGAGTATGTATGTTAAGAAGTAAGGTAACAAAATGGAAAGAGAAAGTATTAATGAGCAGACTGAGAACTGGACACACCAACCTTAACAGTAAACTTTTCATCACAGGAAAACATCCAACGGGTCTTTGCGATCAATGCCATGAGGCTGAGACAGTTGAGCATATCCTTAGAACAGGAAAtttagaagaagaaatgatAACAGAATAATAGGGTGGGTACAAGACAAGATTAAAAGTATATTAGAATGTGGAGACAGTGTTAAAGGGAGGAAATTATTATCTATTCCTAAAAAAAATTAGGACTACTGGACTGGAAAGGCGgcttaaaaatgaatgaacactGAGGGAGAATGAAACCTGAGGGTGGCAGTACTGCAACATCATGGATGCAGCTGTaaaaatccacagaagaagaaataatagGGGAACGcgatattttttttcctaggatggcaaAATCATTACCCGCCCTACtatgcctctgattggcttaccctgatgTTTTCACCGTGAACCTAACCAATCCAACCAACGAAGGTAACGAGTACTCAGAGGCAAAGTAGGCGGGCCATGACTTTGCtatcctaggaaaaaaaattggCGTGGGGGATGACTTGAGGGGTTTGGTGGATTGTGATTGAATGACTGAACCCTGCAGGATTTGCAGTCCGTTGATGAATTAGTTCAGAGAACAGTTTCTCTCGCTGTGTACTTTTTATTAAGTAATGCTGCTTGTGATGCTAATGCTAGTTTAGGTTGTGAGATGCAGGTATGTCTTCTTCCGGAGGGATTCAGGGACTTCTTCTGAAACTTCACGAATCTCTCACAGATGAAGACACCCGAGCAGCAGCTCTGAAATGTCACGATATAGTCGGTGATTTGGGACAGGAGTGCATACTGGCAcccactgagaatgaacttggTAAGACAATACAGACTATACCAAATACTCTCACGGCAGTGCGTTGACTTCGCGCCAAAGTTCATTAACAATCTGGCAATTTAATGTTAAtacagctgttgttgttgacgAGCGTTAAACACCTTGTAGGATAAGGTGCTTTTTGAATTATTACAAGTCGCTAATCAGTTCGTCCTGCAGAAATTATACCGATAAAGTCAATAACTTTGTTTAGTTTGCAGGTATCATATCAGCGTCTTCCGCCAAAATTCACCGTGGTGGGCGGTATCAGATAGTGAGACCACAATACAAACAACACCTGGTTCTCTGCAGGAGTTTAATAAACATCATTCAGTAGAAAGTCTGTGCTATTAACCTTAATCCTTCTATCATGctaatttttcatgactttatCAATCAGTTTGTTTCTAATGACTTTATAtcattctttttctgttttaagtagtgctttaaaaaaaaaaaaacaatgtattggGGTCCTGGGGGACCTCAGTCAAAAACACCCAGTTCCGCCTGTGCAGTTTTAATCGATGTGACTATtcattgagttcatgtttgccatgggtcctaatttaaaggatcacacattgtCGGCGGGTGAGGGGGTTTCAGATTACATTAATCACATAATTAATAAtcttttgagaagaaataagttaacattttgctatgatggttgtttcttacagtagtttattcttggtTCTTTATTCAGGCGgtagtccttgtatgttaaatatgttggtaggatgagggttaaCAGTCAAAACCAAAGATCAGGTGTTGCAGGATCAAAAACTCTAGGTGACACTAGAGGATTAAAACAAGGGTTtcgttttcatttattttattttttagcagGAAAAAAGCAGCACAGCAATGTAGAACCTTTACCAGCTGTGGGCCTGACTCAGTTTAGAAACTGTTTTGTCCCACAGTCAGgacaaaaagcaataaaata
Protein-coding regions in this window:
- the LOC121888313 gene encoding homeodomain-interacting protein kinase 2-like, giving the protein MSLASDISDDFWTFTDILLGSTHRIQTFLAEGGFGYVAKCEDTRTKKSVAVKISKNHPTVFHQAQKELAILKSLQTLDPDKCNIIRWNGSFLHEERICLEFELLDQSLFDFMEQRCNQPLPIKELRPVVHQLTTALTHLETVGVIHADIKPENIMIVNRHQQPLSVKLIDFGIACRTSAAGPKSCVQTLWYRAPEVILGLAVSEAIDIWSLGLVAVELALGCPLYPAEQEYDLMKFIVETQGQPAEHLLNCGSRSTSFFHKTSEQPWRFKSPEEFAAETGYHCEETRFFTLSSLDDIEQMAARLMLRDMEEQNELQNLTELVKKMLQLDAHKRIKPAEVLQHSFFCADQLTDSNVDSCSLMQTLTTEIAEPQISLQCSSPDAAGDRVASELITNIKNQSTYY